One window of Mesorhizobium sp. WSM4904 genomic DNA carries:
- a CDS encoding ABC transporter permease — protein MPAQSIWTLLSWGPDGWSDDIASGVLVTIALALATLPIGLVIGFFVAFAKQSQEPSLRLAANIYTTVFRGLPELVTLFLFFFGMPLLLQYVVRLFEPEAAVDVNSFIAGMIVLSLIFSSYASEVFLSAFRAIPKGQYEGGYAIGLSKWQTMRLVILPQLLRIAFPGLENCWLSLLKDTSLVSVVNLAETLRNAGVAARVTKHSFLFYSVAALVFLVLAILSSIATGYILRSLGRREAR, from the coding sequence ATGCCGGCCCAAAGCATTTGGACACTTCTCAGTTGGGGCCCCGATGGCTGGAGTGACGACATCGCCTCCGGCGTGCTGGTCACGATTGCGTTGGCGCTCGCCACGCTCCCGATCGGCCTGGTGATCGGCTTTTTCGTCGCCTTCGCCAAACAGTCCCAGGAACCGTCACTGCGGCTCGCGGCCAACATCTACACGACGGTCTTTCGCGGCCTGCCCGAACTGGTGACGCTGTTCCTGTTCTTCTTCGGCATGCCCCTGCTGCTGCAATATGTCGTGCGCCTGTTCGAACCCGAGGCGGCAGTCGACGTGAACAGCTTCATTGCCGGCATGATCGTGCTGTCGCTGATCTTCTCGTCCTACGCGAGCGAGGTCTTTCTTTCCGCCTTTCGCGCCATTCCCAAGGGCCAGTATGAGGGCGGCTACGCCATTGGCCTTTCGAAATGGCAGACGATGCGCCTGGTGATCCTGCCGCAACTGCTGCGCATCGCTTTCCCGGGCCTCGAGAATTGCTGGCTCAGCCTGCTCAAGGACACCTCGCTGGTGTCGGTCGTCAACCTCGCCGAAACCTTGCGCAATGCCGGCGTCGCGGCCCGCGTCACCAAGCATTCGTTCCTCTTCTACAGCGTCGCGGCGCTGGTCTTCCTTGTGCTCGCCATCCTGTCGTCGATCGCGACCGGTTATATTCTGCGTTCGCTCGGGCGGAGGGAGGCGCGATGA
- a CDS encoding ABC transporter permease — MSVSQAIAVDRPPPRARGWPRARIVGYALVGVWILFGFGIVAYLVHAWNAEFFARYAPAYLQGLGTTLSLVAISMVTGAILSLPVAYGRMSKNKILSGLAYCYVYFFRGTPLLVQTYLVYYGVGSFRPELETVGLWWFFREAFYCGVFAFSLNTAAYQAEILRGAIESVPRGQWEGAASLGLHKLQTLRKVIMPQAIIVALRPYGNELILMIKASAIVAIITVYDLMGNAKLAYAKSFDIQAYIWVAIVYLVLVEILRHGVEWIERRITIHLKR; from the coding sequence ATGAGCGTCAGCCAGGCCATCGCCGTCGACAGACCGCCGCCACGGGCGCGCGGCTGGCCGCGCGCCCGTATCGTCGGCTACGCGCTGGTCGGCGTGTGGATCCTCTTCGGCTTCGGCATCGTGGCCTATCTCGTCCACGCCTGGAACGCGGAGTTCTTCGCCAGATACGCGCCGGCCTATCTGCAGGGGCTGGGAACCACCCTGTCGCTGGTGGCCATTTCCATGGTGACTGGCGCGATCCTGTCGCTGCCCGTCGCCTACGGACGCATGTCGAAGAACAAGATCTTGTCCGGTCTCGCCTATTGCTACGTCTATTTCTTCCGCGGCACGCCGCTGCTGGTGCAAACCTATCTGGTCTACTATGGCGTCGGCTCATTCCGGCCTGAGCTCGAAACGGTCGGGCTGTGGTGGTTCTTCCGCGAAGCCTTCTACTGCGGCGTCTTTGCCTTCTCGCTCAACACCGCCGCCTACCAGGCCGAAATCCTGCGCGGGGCCATCGAAAGCGTGCCCAGGGGCCAGTGGGAAGGCGCCGCATCGCTCGGCCTGCACAAGCTGCAGACGCTGCGCAAGGTCATCATGCCGCAGGCGATCATCGTGGCGTTGCGGCCTTACGGCAACGAGCTCATCCTGATGATCAAGGCTTCGGCCATCGTCGCCATCATCACGGTCTACGACCTGATGGGAAATGCGAAGCTCGCCTACGCCAAATCCTTCGACATCCAGGCCTATATCTGGGTGGCGATCGTCTATCTGGTGCTGGTCGAGATCCTGCGCCACGGCGTCGAATGGATCGAGCGCCGGATCACCATTCACCTCAAGCGATAG
- a CDS encoding NAD(P)-dependent oxidoreductase: MASVAFLGLGVMGYPMAGHLRNKGGHDVTVYNRTTAKAEQWVSRHGGKLALTPAEAAAGKDFVFSCVGNDDDLRSVTTGAKGAFAAMKKGSVFIDNTTASAEVARELAEAAEKAGFSFLDAPVSGGQAGAENGVLTVMVGGERSAFDKAKPVIDAFARMVGLMGPAGAGQLTKMINQIAIAGLVQGLAEGIHFGKRAGLDIEKVIEVISKGAAGSWQMENRHKTMNAGKYDFGFAVDWMRKDLGICLAEANRNGARLPVTALVDQFYKDVQDMGGRRWDTSSLLARLEK, encoded by the coding sequence ATGGCATCGGTTGCATTTCTCGGTCTTGGCGTCATGGGCTATCCGATGGCCGGGCACCTCAGGAACAAAGGCGGCCATGACGTCACCGTCTATAACCGCACGACGGCGAAAGCCGAGCAGTGGGTCTCCCGGCATGGCGGCAAGCTGGCGCTGACGCCGGCCGAAGCGGCCGCGGGCAAGGACTTCGTCTTCTCCTGCGTAGGCAATGACGACGACCTGCGCTCGGTGACGACGGGCGCCAAGGGCGCCTTCGCCGCGATGAAGAAGGGCTCAGTTTTCATCGACAACACCACTGCTTCGGCCGAAGTAGCGCGTGAACTCGCCGAAGCCGCCGAAAAGGCCGGCTTTTCCTTCCTCGACGCGCCGGTGTCGGGCGGTCAGGCCGGCGCCGAGAACGGCGTGCTGACGGTGATGGTCGGCGGCGAGCGGTCGGCCTTCGACAAGGCAAAACCGGTCATCGACGCCTTTGCCCGCATGGTGGGGCTGATGGGTCCGGCGGGCGCCGGCCAGCTCACCAAGATGATCAACCAGATCGCCATTGCCGGCCTCGTCCAGGGATTGGCCGAAGGCATCCATTTCGGCAAGAGGGCCGGTCTCGACATCGAGAAGGTCATCGAGGTGATCTCCAAGGGCGCAGCCGGCTCCTGGCAGATGGAAAACCGCCACAAGACGATGAACGCCGGAAAATACGATTTCGGCTTTGCCGTCGACTGGATGCGCAAGGATCTCGGCATCTGCTTGGCCGAGGCCAACCGCAATGGCGCCAGGCTGCCGGTGACGGCGCTTGTCGACCAGTTCTACAAGGACGTTCAGGACATGGGTGGCCGGCGCTGGGACACGTCCTCGCTGCTGGCTCGTCTGGAAAAATAG
- a CDS encoding DNA alkylation repair protein encodes MALPDSSWSADDIVAHLRSIGTKENLAGMARFGINTATALGIGNSDLRPLARKLKKNHERSLLLWNTGIREARLMAAFTGEPKKLDIGQCRRWAADFDSWEIVDTVADLFAETPFWRELIEEFAQDEREFVRRTAFAMLAWGTVHLKKEPDATFLAYLPLVEKHAGDPRNFVRKAVNWALRQIGKRSMALHAPALALAEKLAASSDKTARWIGKDAVKELTDAKQLERLAARKT; translated from the coding sequence ATGGCCCTGCCCGATTCGAGCTGGAGCGCCGACGACATCGTCGCCCATTTGCGCTCGATCGGCACGAAGGAAAACCTGGCCGGCATGGCGCGGTTCGGCATCAACACCGCGACCGCACTTGGCATCGGCAATTCCGATTTGCGGCCGCTGGCGCGCAAGCTGAAGAAGAACCACGAACGGTCGCTGCTTCTTTGGAACACCGGCATCCGCGAGGCGCGGCTGATGGCCGCCTTCACCGGCGAGCCGAAGAAGCTCGACATCGGCCAGTGCCGGCGCTGGGCCGCCGACTTCGACAGCTGGGAGATCGTCGACACTGTCGCCGACCTATTTGCCGAAACACCGTTCTGGCGCGAGCTGATCGAGGAATTCGCCCAGGATGAACGCGAGTTCGTCCGCCGTACCGCCTTTGCCATGCTGGCCTGGGGCACGGTGCATCTGAAAAAGGAGCCGGACGCGACCTTCCTTGCCTATCTGCCGCTGGTCGAGAAGCATGCGGGCGACCCGCGCAACTTCGTTCGCAAGGCGGTCAACTGGGCGCTGCGGCAGATCGGCAAGCGATCGATGGCGCTGCATGCACCTGCCCTTGCGCTGGCCGAGAAACTGGCGGCATCGTCCGACAAGACGGCGCGCTGGATCGGCAAGGACGCTGTCAAGGAACTGACGGATGCCAAACAGCTCGAACGGCTCGCCGCCCGAAAAACTTGA
- a CDS encoding GNAT family N-acetyltransferase encodes MPNSSNGSPPEKLDLASIRFIEVTRETRGRFETLFEQPGAPKYCWCMAWRHSGREHIQNDEKKRMMMARIEAGTPVGIVAEIDSKMVGWCSVAPRETYRKLSKQQDDSETGVWSIVCFYVPRVLRGSGLASSLLDAAIKHAFAKGARVVEAYPVDAAAPSYRFMGFRDMFAARGFKEVGTAGTRRHVMRLER; translated from the coding sequence ATGCCAAACAGCTCGAACGGCTCGCCGCCCGAAAAACTTGACCTCGCCTCCATCCGCTTCATCGAGGTGACGCGGGAAACGCGCGGCCGTTTCGAAACCTTGTTCGAGCAGCCTGGCGCGCCGAAATATTGCTGGTGCATGGCCTGGCGCCATTCCGGCCGTGAGCACATCCAGAACGACGAGAAGAAGCGCATGATGATGGCGCGGATCGAGGCAGGCACGCCGGTCGGCATCGTCGCCGAGATCGACAGCAAGATGGTCGGTTGGTGCTCGGTCGCGCCGCGCGAGACCTACCGCAAGCTTTCCAAGCAGCAGGATGACAGCGAGACAGGCGTCTGGTCGATCGTCTGCTTCTATGTCCCAAGGGTTTTGCGCGGCAGCGGCTTGGCTTCATCCTTGCTTGACGCTGCCATCAAGCACGCCTTTGCCAAAGGCGCGCGCGTGGTCGAGGCCTATCCTGTCGACGCGGCCGCCCCGAGCTATCGCTTCATGGGTTTTCGCGACATGTTCGCAGCCCGCGGCTTCAAAGAGGTTGGCACTGCGGGCACTCGCCGGCATGTGATGCGACTGGAACGTTGA
- a CDS encoding DUF3299 domain-containing protein — protein sequence MSKRFKSIAMLAAALALTATGADAAADVAHIFWKDLRPATQAVAADANLPMIAAKLPDHGETLSLDLQDKTIQLAGYALPVDRDGDLVYQFLLVPWTGACSHMPTPPPNQIVLVTPAHPYKMAEAYQPVSVTGALKPGLEKSQLFILDGVLIVQSGYTVRRAEVAGVENVPDAVTLPVNSPWNFLNKKKN from the coding sequence ATGAGCAAGCGTTTCAAATCGATCGCGATGCTGGCGGCCGCGCTCGCGCTCACCGCCACAGGCGCCGACGCCGCGGCCGATGTCGCGCACATCTTCTGGAAGGATCTGCGCCCGGCGACGCAGGCAGTCGCCGCGGACGCCAACCTGCCGATGATCGCAGCAAAGCTCCCCGATCACGGCGAGACGCTGTCGCTCGATTTGCAGGACAAGACCATTCAATTGGCCGGCTACGCATTGCCGGTCGATCGCGACGGCGACCTCGTCTACCAGTTCCTGCTGGTGCCTTGGACCGGCGCCTGCAGCCACATGCCGACGCCGCCGCCGAACCAGATCGTGCTGGTGACGCCTGCGCATCCCTACAAGATGGCGGAGGCCTACCAGCCGGTCTCCGTGACCGGCGCGCTGAAGCCCGGTTTGGAGAAGAGCCAGCTCTTCATCCTGGATGGCGTCCTGATCGTCCAGTCCGGCTACACGGTGCGCAGGGCCGAAGTGGCCGGCGTCGAGAACGTGCCGGACGCCGTCACGTTGCCGGTCAACTCGCCGTGGAATTTCCTCAACAAAAAGAAGAACTAA
- a CDS encoding Lrp/AsnC family transcriptional regulator produces the protein MDRLDRKILRLLQEDATLAVADVAKKVGLSTTPCWRRIQKLEEEGVIKRRVAILDHEKVNVRVTVFVSIRTNSHSHEWLRRFSEVIQEFPEVVEFYRMSGDVDYLLRVVVPDIAAYDAFYKRLIAKIEIRDVSSSFAMEQIKYTTEIPLDYMILDKESGANAA, from the coding sequence ATGGACCGCCTCGACCGAAAAATTCTCCGCCTCCTGCAGGAGGACGCGACACTTGCGGTCGCCGATGTCGCCAAGAAAGTCGGCCTGTCGACCACACCTTGCTGGCGGCGCATCCAGAAGCTCGAGGAAGAGGGCGTCATCAAGCGGCGCGTGGCCATTCTCGACCACGAGAAGGTCAATGTGCGCGTCACCGTCTTCGTGTCGATCCGCACCAATTCGCACAGCCATGAATGGCTGCGGCGCTTCTCCGAGGTCATCCAGGAATTTCCGGAAGTGGTAGAGTTCTACCGCATGAGCGGCGACGTCGACTATCTGCTGCGCGTGGTGGTGCCCGACATTGCCGCCTATGACGCCTTCTACAAGCGGCTGATCGCCAAGATCGAGATCCGCGACGTGTCGTCGTCCTTCGCCATGGAGCAGATCAAGTACACGACCGAAATCCCGCTCGACTACATGATCCTGGACAAGGAGTCGGGTGCGAACGCGGCGTAA
- a CDS encoding uracil-DNA glycosylase family protein, which produces MHERAALARGARQPAKRRCLRLGLDELPDMSEELECLTAKVRACRICVEQPRGRPLPHEPRPVLRPSSSARILLASQAPGTKVHISGMPFTDASGDRLRSWLGVSSEEFYDTRKFAIVPMGFCFPGQDAKGADLPPRRECAPAWRAPLMALMPQIDLVLTIGGYAQSWHMSMARGSSLTETVKNWRAIWDEAAGHRVLPLPHPSWRNTAWLKKNPWFEMDLLPFLRSEIRYRIG; this is translated from the coding sequence GTGCACGAACGTGCTGCGCTGGCACGCGGCGCTCGCCAGCCGGCCAAGCGCCGCTGCCTGAGGCTGGGTTTGGACGAACTGCCCGATATGAGCGAAGAGCTGGAATGCCTCACCGCCAAGGTGCGGGCCTGCCGCATCTGCGTCGAGCAGCCGCGCGGCCGACCCTTGCCGCATGAGCCGCGGCCAGTGCTCAGGCCGTCGTCCAGCGCACGCATCCTGCTCGCCAGCCAGGCGCCGGGCACCAAGGTTCACATCTCAGGCATGCCGTTCACCGATGCTTCCGGGGATCGCCTCAGAAGTTGGCTCGGCGTCAGCAGCGAAGAATTCTACGACACGAGAAAATTCGCCATCGTGCCGATGGGCTTTTGCTTTCCGGGGCAGGACGCCAAGGGCGCGGATCTTCCGCCGCGCCGCGAATGCGCGCCGGCCTGGCGCGCGCCGCTCATGGCGTTGATGCCGCAAATCGATCTGGTGCTGACGATCGGCGGCTACGCGCAGTCCTGGCACATGAGCATGGCGCGTGGATCGTCGCTGACGGAAACGGTCAAAAACTGGCGTGCCATCTGGGATGAGGCGGCCGGCCACAGGGTGCTGCCGTTGCCGCATCCATCCTGGCGGAACACCGCCTGGCTGAAGAAGAATCCCTGGTTTGAAATGGATTTGCTGCCTTTCCTGCGGTCGGAAATCCGCTATCGCATCGGTTAG
- a CDS encoding glutathione S-transferase, translated as MKLFDGGRAPNPRRVRVFLAEKGLTIPLVPVDMGALEHREQPVASRNPLRRLPVLELDDGTIITESIAICRYFEELHPEPALFGEGALGKAMVEMWQRRMELNLMSCVAAAFRHIHPAMKEWEVPQIPEWGEANKPKAIEFLHLLDRELASRQFAAGDTYSVADITGLIAIDFMKPARIKVPEECTNVLRWHAALASRPSAAA; from the coding sequence ATGAAGCTGTTCGATGGCGGTCGCGCGCCGAACCCCAGGCGGGTTCGGGTTTTCCTGGCGGAAAAGGGACTGACGATTCCGCTGGTGCCAGTCGATATGGGCGCGTTGGAACATCGCGAGCAGCCCGTGGCGTCGCGCAATCCACTGCGGCGGCTGCCGGTGCTGGAACTCGATGACGGCACCATCATCACCGAATCGATAGCCATCTGCCGCTACTTCGAGGAGTTGCATCCCGAGCCCGCTTTGTTCGGCGAAGGCGCGCTCGGCAAGGCCATGGTCGAGATGTGGCAAAGACGCATGGAGCTCAATCTCATGAGCTGCGTTGCCGCGGCGTTCCGGCACATCCACCCGGCGATGAAGGAGTGGGAGGTGCCGCAGATCCCGGAATGGGGCGAGGCAAACAAGCCCAAGGCGATCGAGTTCCTGCATCTCCTCGACCGCGAGCTGGCTAGCAGGCAATTTGCCGCAGGCGACACCTATTCGGTCGCCGACATCACGGGGCTGATCGCCATCGATTTCATGAAGCCGGCCCGCATCAAGGTGCCTGAAGAGTGCACGAACGTGCTGCGCTGGCACGCGGCGCTCGCCAGCCGGCCAAGCGCCGCTGCCTGA
- a CDS encoding thermonuclease family protein, whose protein sequence is MSRSWSRRPRRRYAPAPPRTLWRRLLDYALTALLLGLFILVAARLDRFETRKEQGMAIVNDGDSITLGSERIRMRGIDAPEYTQSCRKDGADYPCGKLARQSLVRLIANRPVSCCGWQRDRYGRLLGDCKAGDTDLNRAQVQAGWAVAFGDFETEEIVARAAKAGIWAGSFEEPQDWRDSHHDQPVERRHGTLASLGDALRELVRFR, encoded by the coding sequence ATGAGCCGTTCCTGGTCGCGAAGACCGCGCCGGCGATATGCGCCAGCCCCGCCGCGAACCTTGTGGCGCAGACTGCTGGACTACGCGCTGACCGCGCTTCTGCTCGGCCTCTTCATCCTGGTGGCGGCGCGGCTCGACCGCTTCGAAACGCGCAAGGAACAGGGCATGGCGATCGTCAATGACGGCGATTCGATCACGCTCGGTAGCGAGCGCATCCGCATGCGCGGCATCGACGCCCCGGAGTACACCCAGTCGTGCCGCAAGGACGGCGCAGACTATCCCTGCGGCAAGCTTGCGCGGCAGTCGCTGGTGCGGCTGATCGCCAACAGGCCGGTTTCCTGCTGCGGCTGGCAGCGCGACCGCTACGGCAGGCTGCTCGGCGACTGCAAGGCAGGCGACACAGATCTCAACCGTGCTCAAGTGCAGGCTGGATGGGCGGTCGCCTTCGGCGACTTCGAAACCGAGGAGATTGTTGCGCGAGCCGCCAAGGCCGGCATCTGGGCCGGCTCCTTCGAAGAGCCGCAGGACTGGCGCGACAGCCATCACGATCAGCCGGTCGAGAGGAGGCACGGCACGTTGGCTTCACTCGGCGATGCGCTGCGCGAGCTTGTTCGCTTCCGGTGA
- a CDS encoding ATP-binding protein has protein sequence MPLLRSDTADKFIVDRRKPHRNSDVARAVRRTRDRLSQQAGSLDFDRELLKLHARAMAVSAIAIPLLVLTVAAVGRFAGLGNQVAIWALFTLLCYTIVAFMARRVERTEAAELDPVRTRRDFLIGHALCGLGWAWFAWLGCATCQVDQFHVVKAMVLLVAMATTAVMASSLGGALLATFAVPVAVYAYAVARVWTPIEGIMAALLFAALPFFGYVARHLNQASWMVLSFRSEKDALIAEVETAKSMSDEARRRAEDANLAKSRFLASMSHELRTPLNAILGFSEVMANEVLGPMNNPTYRDYARDVHDSGQHLLDLINEILDLSRIEAGRYQLNEEPVVLVTIVEDCCHMMELRARNKDIRIIQEFETTLPRLFGDERAIRQIALNLLSNAIKFTPSGGEVRVRVGWTAGGGQYISVKDNGPGIPEEEIPVVLSAFGQGTIAIKSAEQGTGLGLPIVQGLLDMHDGEFELHSKLREGTEAIAIFPLSRVMEELPALPTKAVAARRR, from the coding sequence ATGCCTTTGCTACGCTCGGACACAGCGGACAAATTCATTGTGGACCGCAGGAAACCGCATCGCAACAGCGATGTGGCGCGCGCGGTGCGCAGGACGCGTGATCGTCTCTCGCAGCAGGCCGGCAGCCTCGACTTCGACCGCGAGCTGCTGAAGCTGCATGCGCGCGCCATGGCGGTCAGCGCGATCGCCATACCGCTGCTCGTGCTCACCGTGGCGGCAGTCGGCCGCTTTGCCGGCTTGGGCAACCAGGTCGCCATCTGGGCTCTTTTCACCCTTCTCTGCTACACGATCGTCGCCTTCATGGCGCGGCGCGTCGAGCGCACGGAGGCGGCCGAGCTCGACCCGGTACGGACGCGCCGCGATTTCCTGATCGGCCATGCGCTATGCGGCCTCGGCTGGGCCTGGTTCGCCTGGCTGGGCTGCGCCACATGCCAGGTCGACCAGTTCCATGTCGTCAAAGCCATGGTGCTTCTGGTCGCCATGGCGACGACCGCGGTCATGGCATCGTCGCTGGGCGGCGCCCTGCTTGCGACCTTCGCCGTTCCGGTCGCGGTCTATGCCTATGCCGTCGCACGTGTTTGGACGCCGATCGAAGGGATCATGGCGGCGCTTCTGTTCGCCGCCCTGCCCTTTTTCGGCTACGTCGCGCGCCATCTCAACCAGGCTTCGTGGATGGTGCTCTCCTTCCGTTCCGAAAAGGACGCGCTGATCGCCGAGGTCGAGACGGCGAAGTCGATGTCCGACGAGGCCAGGCGGCGGGCCGAGGACGCCAATCTGGCGAAGTCGCGCTTTCTCGCTTCGATGAGCCATGAGCTGAGGACGCCCCTCAACGCCATCCTCGGCTTCTCTGAAGTGATGGCCAATGAAGTGCTCGGACCGATGAACAACCCGACCTATCGCGATTACGCGCGTGACGTGCATGATTCCGGGCAGCATCTCCTCGACCTTATCAACGAGATCCTCGACCTGTCGCGCATCGAGGCCGGCCGCTACCAGCTCAACGAGGAGCCGGTGGTGCTGGTGACGATCGTCGAGGACTGCTGCCACATGATGGAGCTCAGGGCCCGCAATAAGGACATCCGCATCATCCAGGAGTTCGAGACCACCCTGCCGCGCCTGTTCGGCGACGAGCGGGCAATCCGGCAGATCGCACTCAACCTGTTGTCCAATGCCATCAAGTTCACCCCGTCGGGTGGCGAAGTCCGCGTCCGTGTCGGCTGGACGGCGGGCGGCGGTCAGTACATCTCGGTCAAGGACAACGGTCCCGGCATACCGGAAGAGGAAATCCCCGTGGTGCTTTCGGCCTTCGGCCAGGGCACGATCGCCATCAAGAGCGCCGAGCAGGGAACCGGTCTCGGCCTGCCGATCGTGCAGGGCCTGCTCGATATGCATGACGGCGAGTTCGAGCTTCACTCCAAGCTGCGCGAAGGCACCGAGGCCATCGCCATCTTCCCGCTGAGCCGGGTGATGGAGGAATTGCCGGCGCTGCCGACCAAGGCCGTCGCCGCGCGGCGGCGCTAG
- a CDS encoding OmpA family protein, giving the protein MKKTVLVVVATAVLVSACTTTDPYTGDQKISNTAAGAGLGALAGASLGLLAGGNDRRNALIGAGIGALAGGAIGATMDQNEAELRRQLQGTGVSVTRSGDQIILNMPSDITFNVDQDAVKPGFYPVLNSVALVLNKFRQTTVDVFGHTDSTGGDEHNFDLSQRRALAVANYLSGQGVDSRRFAVTGFGKTRPIASNATAAGRAQNRRVEIQLSPLT; this is encoded by the coding sequence ATGAAGAAGACCGTGCTCGTCGTCGTGGCGACGGCTGTGCTCGTGAGCGCCTGCACCACTACCGATCCGTATACCGGTGACCAGAAGATCTCCAACACGGCGGCCGGCGCCGGCCTCGGCGCCCTGGCAGGCGCCAGCCTTGGTCTGCTTGCCGGCGGCAATGACCGCCGCAACGCATTGATCGGCGCGGGCATCGGCGCGCTCGCCGGTGGTGCGATCGGCGCGACGATGGACCAGAACGAGGCGGAACTGCGCCGCCAGCTGCAGGGCACCGGCGTCAGCGTCACCCGCAGCGGCGACCAGATCATCCTCAACATGCCGTCCGACATCACCTTCAACGTCGACCAGGACGCGGTGAAGCCTGGCTTCTACCCGGTGCTGAACTCGGTGGCGCTGGTGTTGAACAAGTTCCGCCAGACCACCGTCGACGTCTTCGGCCACACCGATTCGACCGGCGGCGACGAGCACAATTTCGACCTGTCGCAGCGCCGCGCCCTCGCGGTCGCCAACTACCTCTCCGGCCAGGGCGTCGATTCCCGCCGCTTTGCCGTCACCGGCTTCGGCAAGACGCGTCCGATCGCCTCCAACGCGACGGCCGCCGGCCGCGCCCAGAACCGGCGCGTCGAGATCCAGCTGTCGCCGCTCACCTGA
- a CDS encoding GFA family protein: MTIKGSCHCKATTFEVSEAPQTVTQCTCSFCSKRGSLWAYYVPSQFKLTSPPENVSFYRWGSKTIKHGFCATCGCGTFTETPDWSTGEPDFDNPKISVNSRLFDDFDLDKVEVVVIDGKNLW; encoded by the coding sequence ATGACCATCAAGGGAAGCTGCCATTGCAAGGCGACGACGTTCGAAGTGTCCGAAGCGCCGCAGACTGTAACGCAATGCACTTGCTCTTTCTGCTCCAAGCGTGGGTCGCTCTGGGCATATTACGTCCCGTCGCAGTTCAAGCTCACCAGCCCGCCCGAGAACGTCTCCTTCTACCGCTGGGGCTCGAAAACCATCAAACACGGCTTCTGCGCCACTTGCGGCTGCGGCACCTTCACCGAAACCCCTGATTGGTCGACCGGTGAGCCTGACTTCGACAACCCGAAGATCAGCGTCAACTCCCGGCTGTTCGACGATTTCGACCTCGACAAGGTCGAAGTGGTGGTGATCGACGGCAAGAACCTCTGGTAG
- a CDS encoding IS256 family transposase: MTKIEDKSAIAAVKDILLSNPDGLHEVIRAVMQEVLEAEMDEALGASKSERTPERLGYRSGYYGRTLVTRVGKLELRVPQDRQGRFSTELFERYQRSERALVATLAEMYVQGVSTRKVKAITEELCGHAFSASSISAINKRLDESLKAFAERPLQEPFAYLVLDARYEKVREAGIVMSQAVLIAVGIDWDGRRQILAVEMANRESRSAWKDFLVALKARGLRGVELVVSDDHAGLVAAIGEVIPEAAWQRCYVHFLRNALDHLPRKHGDDCLQELRWLYDRRDLAEAKADLAAWLAKWSGRYPRLTTWVEETIERTLTFFRLPRQHHKHLKSTNMLERLNEEIRRRTYVVRIFPNAESCLRLVRALAVETNENWMEANRYINMDDLREHKKLALRQAA; the protein is encoded by the coding sequence ATGACCAAGATCGAAGATAAATCCGCCATAGCTGCCGTCAAAGACATTCTGCTTTCGAACCCGGATGGGCTGCACGAAGTGATCCGCGCAGTGATGCAGGAGGTCCTCGAGGCCGAGATGGACGAGGCGCTGGGCGCTTCGAAGAGCGAACGGACACCGGAGCGGCTCGGCTATCGCTCTGGGTATTACGGCCGCACGCTTGTCACCCGTGTCGGCAAGCTGGAGCTGCGGGTTCCGCAGGACCGGCAGGGGCGCTTCTCCACCGAGCTGTTCGAGCGCTACCAGCGCTCCGAGCGGGCCTTGGTGGCGACGCTTGCCGAGATGTACGTGCAAGGCGTGTCGACCCGCAAGGTCAAGGCGATCACCGAGGAGCTGTGCGGGCATGCCTTCTCGGCCTCGTCGATCTCGGCCATCAACAAACGGCTGGACGAAAGCCTGAAGGCCTTTGCCGAGCGCCCGCTTCAAGAGCCCTTTGCTTACCTCGTGCTCGATGCCCGCTACGAGAAGGTGCGCGAGGCCGGCATCGTCATGAGCCAGGCGGTGCTGATCGCGGTCGGCATCGACTGGGACGGGCGGCGCCAGATCCTGGCCGTGGAGATGGCCAATCGCGAGAGCCGCTCGGCCTGGAAGGACTTCCTCGTGGCGCTCAAGGCGCGCGGTCTCAGGGGCGTCGAACTGGTCGTGTCCGACGACCATGCCGGCCTGGTCGCGGCGATCGGCGAGGTGATTCCGGAAGCGGCCTGGCAACGCTGCTACGTGCACTTCCTCAGGAACGCGCTCGATCACCTGCCGCGCAAGCACGGCGACGACTGCCTGCAGGAGCTCAGATGGCTCTACGACCGGCGCGACCTCGCCGAGGCCAAGGCCGATCTCGCCGCGTGGCTTGCCAAATGGTCGGGCCGCTATCCGCGGCTGACGACGTGGGTGGAGGAGACCATCGAGCGCACGCTGACCTTCTTTCGCCTGCCGCGCCAGCACCACAAGCACCTGAAGTCGACCAACATGCTGGAACGCCTCAACGAAGAGATCAGGCGCCGCACCTATGTCGTGCGCATCTTTCCCAACGCCGAAAGCTGCCTGCGCCTGGTCAGGGCGCTGGCCGTCGAAACCAACGAAAACTGGATGGAGGCCAACCGCTACATCAACATGGACGACCTGCGCGAGCACAAGAAGCTCGCTCTGCGCCAAGCCGCATGA